One Marinifilum sp. JC120 DNA window includes the following coding sequences:
- a CDS encoding TetR/AcrR family transcriptional regulator: MPRKVDQEGTIKRREQILKAAGKCFAAKGFHQSSMADICKEAGLSPGTVYHYFRSKDEMVLHFAQRELEQAQEYAEVLKNVGSVEELVDFTISAILDPEEHGELQFYLELLTEGGRNRDVGKALLQADEVVYYALKKHLKRLEAHGNGASKSSLAYYVGMQIVALEIFKLEDPSAKECREVSMLFKKGLLSVLTGEKDN, encoded by the coding sequence ATGCCCAGAAAAGTAGATCAGGAAGGAACAATCAAACGTAGGGAGCAGATTCTCAAGGCTGCCGGAAAATGTTTTGCCGCTAAAGGGTTTCACCAATCAAGCATGGCGGATATCTGCAAAGAAGCAGGACTCAGCCCCGGCACTGTGTACCATTATTTCCGTTCAAAGGATGAGATGGTTCTTCATTTTGCACAGCGGGAGTTGGAGCAGGCACAGGAGTATGCCGAAGTTTTGAAAAATGTCGGTTCTGTTGAGGAGTTGGTTGATTTTACCATTTCGGCCATTCTGGATCCTGAGGAGCACGGGGAATTACAGTTCTATCTTGAACTGTTGACCGAGGGAGGTCGCAATCGCGATGTGGGTAAGGCTTTGCTTCAGGCTGATGAAGTCGTGTACTATGCTCTCAAAAAACACCTGAAGAGACTTGAAGCACATGGTAATGGGGCTTCAAAAAGTTCTCTTGCTTATTATGTGGGAATGCAGATAGTTGCGCTGGAAATTTTTAAGCTGGAGGACCCCTCTGCCAAAGAGTGCCGGGAAGTGTCCATGCTATTTAAAAAGGGATTATTGAGCGTCTTGACCGGAGAAAAAGATAATTAA
- a CDS encoding glutamate decarboxylase, whose translation MLHEKDKIRGELLDDIYASSDLSVTLPKYKFPEEEHLPRDVYQVVHDELMLDGNSRQNLATFCSTWVDPEVHQLMDECLDKNMIDKDEYPQTAELENRCVHMLADLWNSPDAANTLGCSTTGSSEAAMLGGMAMKWRWREKMKAQGKPTDKPNMICGPVQICWHKFAKYWDVELREIPMEKDRLIMSPEEVIKRCDENTIGVVPTLGVTFTCDYEPVKEVCAALDKLQDETGLDIPIHVDGASGGFLAPFCDPDLEWDFRLERVKSINTSGHKFGLSPLGVGWVIWRDREHLPDDLIFWVNYLGGNMPSFALNFSRPGGQIVAQYYNFLRLGREGYRKIHQACYDTAAYLADEIEKLGVFDIVYNGRGGIPAVSWSLKKSVTGFNCYDLSDKLRSRGWQVPAYSMPAHREDLVLMRVLVRHGVSRDIGSLLIEDMKRCLDYFEKNPVTNSLGAEYGGYSHSSSK comes from the coding sequence ATGCTGCACGAAAAAGACAAGATACGAGGAGAGCTTCTGGATGACATTTACGCCTCATCAGACCTCTCTGTAACGCTTCCAAAATATAAATTTCCTGAAGAGGAACACCTTCCAAGGGATGTGTATCAGGTAGTTCATGATGAATTGATGCTCGATGGTAATTCCCGCCAGAATCTGGCGACCTTCTGCTCCACATGGGTAGATCCTGAAGTCCACCAGCTCATGGACGAGTGCTTGGACAAAAACATGATCGACAAAGATGAATATCCCCAGACAGCAGAACTCGAAAACCGCTGCGTTCACATGCTGGCCGATCTCTGGAATTCCCCGGATGCCGCAAACACCCTCGGCTGCTCCACCACCGGATCATCCGAAGCAGCCATGCTCGGCGGCATGGCCATGAAATGGCGTTGGCGTGAAAAAATGAAAGCGCAGGGCAAACCCACTGATAAACCGAACATGATCTGCGGTCCGGTACAGATCTGCTGGCACAAATTCGCCAAATACTGGGATGTGGAACTACGCGAAATCCCCATGGAAAAAGACCGCTTGATCATGAGTCCCGAAGAAGTGATCAAACGCTGCGACGAAAACACCATCGGCGTGGTACCCACCCTCGGGGTAACCTTCACCTGCGACTACGAACCGGTCAAGGAAGTCTGCGCAGCTCTGGACAAACTTCAGGATGAAACCGGACTGGATATCCCTATTCATGTTGACGGAGCAAGCGGAGGCTTCCTTGCCCCGTTCTGCGACCCGGACCTTGAATGGGATTTCAGACTTGAACGGGTGAAGTCCATCAATACTTCCGGTCACAAATTCGGTCTTTCCCCGCTGGGAGTGGGCTGGGTCATATGGCGTGACCGCGAACACCTCCCGGACGACCTTATTTTCTGGGTCAACTATCTGGGCGGCAACATGCCTTCTTTCGCCCTTAACTTTTCCAGACCGGGGGGCCAAATCGTTGCCCAGTACTATAACTTCCTACGGCTGGGCAGGGAAGGTTACCGCAAAATCCATCAGGCCTGCTACGATACCGCCGCATACCTTGCCGATGAAATCGAAAAGCTGGGCGTGTTCGATATCGTTTACAACGGCAGGGGCGGCATACCCGCAGTATCATGGTCGCTGAAAAAATCCGTAACAGGATTCAACTGCTACGATCTCTCGGATAAACTGCGCTCCAGAGGCTGGCAGGTTCCGGCTTATTCCATGCCTGCCCACCGGGAAGATCTAGTGCTGATGCGCGTTCTGGTCCGCCACGGGGTCAGCCGCGACATTGGATCACTGCTCATTGAAGACATGAAAAGATGTCTGGATTACTTTGAGAAAAACCCGGTGACCAATTCACTGGGCGCTGAATACGGCGGGTATTCGCATAGCTCTTCCAAGTAA
- a CDS encoding amino acid permease codes for MPDPAKKRLSVFTLSLMTVAAVCSLRGLPMMAREGLSMIFYILFSTLIFLIPASLVAAELGGAFSKESGGVYTWVKAAFGSRWGFTAIWLQWIQNVVWYPTVLGFAAGALAYLFMDPGLANSGAYTGSIILIAYWGATFITLAGTDIVSKVTKYGVLLGTVLPGIMIIVLGLLWVNMGNPMEFMQVSPAVEAAEKAAGELPHARLFPSISGLGSVAFLAGIILLFAGVEVHAVHANELEDPGKQFPESMFLAAGIIFLLFTLGSLSVAAVIPAKEISLTAGLMQAFEMLLSKFHMDFMTPVIGLLVSFGAIGGVMSWISGPSRGLLHTADQGELPPLLAKTNKNGMPINILLVQAVIVSLLAGLYFIMDNVSVAFFMISAMTVTLYLVMYILMYAAAIKLRYTRPDLPRTYKVPGGLFGLCAVAGIGLLGVCFALIVGFFPPTNLKVGNPALYVALVAAGMIVFVGLPLLINALKKPNWKRDEESD; via the coding sequence ATGCCAGATCCTGCAAAAAAAAGATTGTCAGTGTTTACCCTCTCCCTGATGACCGTAGCCGCAGTGTGCAGTCTGCGCGGGCTGCCCATGATGGCCCGTGAAGGGCTTTCCATGATCTTCTACATTCTTTTCTCAACTCTCATATTTCTTATCCCGGCCTCACTAGTCGCAGCGGAACTGGGCGGGGCATTTTCCAAAGAGTCCGGCGGAGTCTACACTTGGGTCAAGGCAGCCTTCGGCTCCAGATGGGGATTCACGGCAATCTGGCTGCAATGGATTCAGAATGTTGTCTGGTATCCCACGGTTCTGGGTTTTGCCGCCGGAGCACTGGCTTATTTATTCATGGACCCCGGACTGGCCAACAGCGGAGCCTACACCGGCTCCATAATTCTGATCGCTTATTGGGGTGCCACCTTCATCACCCTTGCCGGGACCGATATCGTCAGCAAAGTAACTAAATATGGAGTGCTGCTGGGAACAGTGCTTCCGGGGATAATGATCATCGTCCTAGGACTGCTTTGGGTGAATATGGGTAATCCCATGGAATTCATGCAGGTCTCCCCGGCTGTTGAAGCAGCGGAAAAAGCAGCAGGGGAACTCCCTCACGCAAGGCTTTTTCCCAGCATCAGCGGATTGGGAAGCGTGGCCTTTCTGGCCGGGATCATCCTCCTCTTCGCCGGGGTGGAAGTGCATGCTGTCCATGCCAATGAATTGGAAGATCCCGGCAAGCAATTCCCGGAATCAATGTTTCTGGCTGCGGGAATAATCTTTCTACTTTTCACGCTGGGCTCCCTTTCCGTAGCGGCAGTGATCCCGGCCAAGGAAATCAGCCTGACAGCGGGCCTCATGCAGGCCTTTGAAATGCTGCTTTCCAAATTCCACATGGACTTCATGACCCCGGTAATCGGACTGCTGGTTTCCTTCGGGGCCATCGGCGGAGTAATGTCATGGATCAGCGGTCCCAGCCGTGGACTTTTACATACTGCTGATCAGGGCGAACTGCCTCCCCTGCTGGCAAAAACCAACAAGAATGGAATGCCCATCAACATCCTCTTGGTTCAAGCCGTGATCGTCAGCCTGCTTGCCGGACTCTATTTCATAATGGATAACGTGAGCGTGGCTTTCTTCATGATTTCAGCCATGACCGTGACTCTGTATCTGGTCATGTACATTCTGATGTATGCCGCAGCCATCAAACTCCGCTACACCCGGCCCGACCTGCCGCGGACTTATAAGGTCCCCGGCGGGCTGTTCGGGCTTTGCGCTGTTGCGGGAATCGGACTGCTGGGTGTATGCTTCGCCTTAATTGTCGGATTCTTCCCGCCCACAAACCTCAAAGTGGGTAATCCGGCACTGTATGTGGCTCTGGTGGCCGCAGGTATGATCGTTTTTGTGGGCCTGCCTTTACTGATTAATGCTTTGAAAAAACCAAACTGGAAGCGGGACGAAGAATCGGACTGA
- a CDS encoding BCCT family transporter — translation MATSSKGEGADLRPDLKILVPATLVLFAIIACSILFTEASEKVLKAAYGAFASNTGTIYLWVTVGMMFLCAFFMFSSYGNIKFGEEDEKPEFNNFSWIAMMFCSGVAGAVMFWSIVEPLFNLAYPPKFAEPLSRESFEWAMSYVLLHWGPVTWPWYMVTALPICYMFYKRKKPVLRISAAAEPVLGEKVNGGIGKGIEVFFIIGLMFSNAAVMGVSVPIVNHALAKTLGIEPSFTMEMFILAVSAVIFTASVSMGLKKGIKILSDTNVVIALSMVFFCLVAGPTVFIMDNFTNSFGNMVGNFWSMIFWTDPYTDGSFPQDWTIFYALWMASYGPFMGLFIARISRGRTVRNVIGMGLAGGIAGSYMIHAVFGGYTMWAQLNGVVDAVGVLKASGGPAALVAVLSTLPAGSVVLIGYCVFSTIFLATSVDSCAYIISCAATTKLVPGHEPTRGHRFYWAAVQAGLALAAITMGGLGPVKIFANFAGALMLIPIGFAVASWFKMVKEDNALLMCCKPKK, via the coding sequence ATGGCTACAAGTAGTAAAGGCGAAGGGGCGGACCTTCGTCCAGATTTAAAAATTCTTGTTCCGGCAACGCTGGTGCTGTTCGCAATTATCGCGTGCTCCATTTTGTTTACCGAAGCAAGTGAAAAAGTTCTCAAGGCTGCGTACGGCGCTTTCGCCAGCAACACTGGTACCATCTATCTGTGGGTTACCGTAGGTATGATGTTTCTCTGCGCTTTTTTCATGTTCTCCAGCTACGGCAACATCAAGTTTGGAGAAGAAGATGAGAAGCCTGAATTTAATAACTTCTCATGGATCGCCATGATGTTCTGCTCCGGTGTTGCCGGTGCGGTTATGTTCTGGTCCATTGTTGAGCCTCTGTTCAACCTGGCTTATCCTCCAAAATTCGCAGAACCCCTGAGCAGGGAATCTTTTGAGTGGGCCATGTCCTACGTCCTGCTGCACTGGGGACCCGTAACCTGGCCTTGGTATATGGTTACCGCACTGCCCATTTGCTACATGTTCTACAAGCGTAAAAAGCCTGTTCTGCGTATCAGCGCCGCTGCAGAGCCTGTACTCGGCGAAAAAGTCAACGGCGGCATCGGCAAGGGAATCGAGGTGTTCTTCATCATCGGTCTCATGTTCTCCAATGCCGCGGTTATGGGCGTTTCCGTTCCTATTGTTAACCATGCGCTGGCTAAGACTCTCGGCATTGAGCCGAGCTTCACCATGGAAATGTTCATTCTTGCTGTGAGTGCTGTTATCTTCACCGCCAGTGTTTCCATGGGTCTGAAGAAAGGTATTAAAATCCTTTCCGACACCAACGTTGTCATTGCGCTGTCCATGGTTTTCTTCTGCCTCGTTGCAGGTCCTACCGTATTCATTATGGACAACTTCACCAACTCCTTCGGGAACATGGTGGGTAACTTCTGGTCCATGATCTTCTGGACCGATCCTTACACCGATGGCTCCTTCCCGCAGGACTGGACGATTTTCTACGCTCTGTGGATGGCTTCCTACGGTCCTTTCATGGGTCTGTTCATCGCCCGTATCTCTCGCGGACGTACTGTAAGAAACGTAATCGGCATGGGTCTGGCTGGCGGTATCGCTGGTTCTTACATGATCCACGCTGTATTTGGCGGTTACACCATGTGGGCTCAGCTCAATGGCGTTGTTGATGCTGTTGGCGTACTCAAAGCCAGCGGCGGTCCCGCAGCTCTGGTTGCGGTTCTCAGCACACTGCCCGCAGGTTCCGTTGTACTCATCGGTTACTGCGTGTTTTCCACCATCTTCCTGGCAACCAGTGTTGACTCCTGCGCATATATCATTTCCTGCGCAGCAACCACCAAACTGGTTCCCGGACATGAACCCACCAGAGGTCACCGCTTTTACTGGGCTGCTGTTCAGGCTGGTCTTGCATTGGCAGCGATCACCATGGGAGGTCTCGGGCCGGTTAAGATCTTTGCGAACTTTGCCGGAGCACTCATGCTTATCCCCATCGGATTTGCTGTGGCATCATGGTTCAAGATGGTCAAAGAAGACAACGCACTTCTAATGTGTTGCAAACCTAAGAAATAA
- a CDS encoding phosphodiesterase — translation MADQAKRVALLGFDCAIPKRLEALIEEGALPNFKKFKAEGSYMTEGYNMPTVTPPSWATICTGAFPRTHGVEDYYYYNEGESLHFSKCVQAFGSDMLTAQTIWDAWDKAGKKSIVVNYPTSWPSKMENGIMVQGEGLSAAEHRWQIEGYEHKEWLCAESCVATDFYPIGVQAHFEEAEGWKNIPEEVEDQEPLEMVIPMEFGHAMDPLKPQTWYGLTWESDDDGYDIFALCPEKDFSKAFFTIKLKEWSDVVEYQFPIESDGRIEPGYFRCKLMELSDDGDDFKLYISGINGTQGYCAPADALKNVDFTKNILANDMGFVGHANGIIDDETIIELAQFHSEWLTEVLTTLMKDNPDWDLVYMHTHLIDWFYHGFLDQMDSDDEAVREHAMNLERAIYQIEDKYLGIMMEAMPEDTLTCLISDHGATPIGPILNTAEALKQAGLTAYEAREGDGNFFDESEGFNYELIPEKSKAVPQRYMFVYVNLKSKFPGGIVEDEDYEKVRNEIIDALYDYKHPETGERPVMCAIPKEDAKVFGMGGEQAGDVVYVLKPEYMAEHGYGFPTGESGCGSLKNVMMWRGPGVKQGYVYDRPRWLADVVPTFCHATGNPVPADTEGAICYQIFEDK, via the coding sequence ATGGCAGACCAAGCTAAAAGAGTAGCACTGCTCGGATTTGACTGCGCAATCCCCAAGAGACTTGAAGCTCTCATTGAGGAAGGCGCACTGCCCAACTTTAAAAAGTTCAAGGCTGAAGGGTCTTACATGACTGAAGGGTACAACATGCCCACAGTTACCCCTCCGTCCTGGGCTACCATCTGCACCGGCGCGTTCCCCCGCACCCACGGCGTAGAAGACTACTACTATTACAACGAAGGTGAGTCCCTTCACTTCTCCAAGTGCGTTCAGGCTTTCGGTTCCGACATGCTGACAGCCCAGACCATCTGGGATGCATGGGACAAGGCCGGTAAAAAATCTATTGTTGTCAACTACCCCACCTCCTGGCCTTCCAAAATGGAAAACGGCATCATGGTTCAGGGTGAAGGCCTTTCCGCTGCTGAGCACCGCTGGCAGATTGAAGGTTACGAACACAAGGAATGGCTCTGTGCTGAATCCTGCGTAGCTACTGACTTCTACCCCATTGGTGTTCAGGCCCATTTCGAAGAAGCTGAAGGCTGGAAAAACATCCCTGAAGAAGTTGAAGATCAGGAACCTCTGGAAATGGTTATTCCCATGGAATTCGGCCATGCCATGGATCCCCTCAAGCCTCAGACCTGGTACGGCCTGACTTGGGAATCCGATGATGATGGTTACGACATCTTCGCACTTTGTCCTGAAAAAGATTTCTCCAAAGCATTCTTCACTATTAAGCTGAAAGAGTGGAGTGATGTTGTTGAGTACCAGTTCCCCATTGAATCCGATGGTCGCATCGAGCCCGGTTACTTCCGTTGCAAGCTGATGGAACTTTCCGATGATGGTGATGATTTCAAACTTTACATCTCCGGAATCAACGGCACTCAGGGTTACTGCGCTCCTGCAGACGCTCTCAAGAATGTCGATTTCACTAAGAATATTCTCGCCAACGACATGGGTTTTGTCGGTCATGCCAACGGCATCATTGATGACGAAACCATCATTGAGCTGGCTCAGTTCCACTCCGAATGGCTGACCGAAGTTCTGACCACCCTCATGAAGGATAATCCGGATTGGGATCTGGTTTACATGCACACCCACCTCATCGACTGGTTCTACCACGGTTTCCTCGACCAGATGGACAGCGATGACGAAGCAGTTCGCGAACACGCCATGAACCTTGAGCGCGCCATCTACCAGATCGAAGATAAATACCTCGGCATCATGATGGAAGCTATGCCCGAAGATACGCTGACCTGCCTGATCTCCGACCACGGTGCAACACCTATCGGACCGATCCTCAACACTGCTGAAGCACTGAAACAGGCTGGCCTGACCGCTTATGAAGCTCGTGAAGGCGACGGTAACTTCTTTGATGAGTCCGAAGGCTTCAACTACGAACTCATTCCTGAAAAATCCAAAGCTGTTCCTCAGCGTTACATGTTCGTCTATGTCAACCTCAAGTCCAAGTTCCCCGGCGGTATTGTTGAGGATGAAGATTACGAAAAGGTACGTAACGAAATTATCGATGCTCTTTATGACTACAAACACCCCGAAACCGGTGAACGCCCGGTAATGTGCGCCATCCCCAAAGAAGACGCAAAAGTCTTCGGCATGGGCGGCGAGCAGGCCGGTGACGTTGTTTACGTTCTCAAGCCTGAATACATGGCTGAGCACGGCTACGGTTTCCCCACCGGTGAATCCGGATGCGGTTCCCTGAAGAACGTTATGATGTGGCGTGGACCCGGTGTTAAACAGGGCTACGTATACGATCGTCCCCGTTGGCTGGCTGACGTTGTACCTACTTTCTGCCACGCAACCGGCAACCCGGTTCCCGCAGATACTGAAGGTGCAATCTGCTACCAGATTTTCGAAGATAAATAA